A DNA window from Hydractinia symbiolongicarpus strain clone_291-10 chromosome 6, HSymV2.1, whole genome shotgun sequence contains the following coding sequences:
- the LOC130647523 gene encoding uncharacterized protein LOC130647523, translating into MLAWVILLLALSQVVQAEKIRIRRPGKVLFKHSGNGYKIENSTSLNNNNSTGGNRYYKQCLVNGKWVLCLGTWTPRPTTTCPPGFLCIGSITAGKKKLVFSKKSTKSPRRNDSHKNQKIMRKWGSFRPTLPTLTMKQT; encoded by the exons ATGTTGGCATGGGTAATCCTTCTACTGGCTCTTTCACAG GTTGTTCAGGCAGAAAAAATCCGAATCCGAAGGCCAGGCAAGGTGTTGTTTAAACATAGTGGAAATGGCTACAAGATTGAAAATTCTACGTCGCTTAATAACAACAATTCAACTG GTGGAAATCGCTACTACAAACAGTGTTTGGTAAATGGTAAGTGGGTATTATGTCTAGGAACATGGACACCCAGACCAACCACTACTTGTCCGCCTGGATTTTTGTGCATCGGTTCTATCACCGCTGGGAAAAAGAAGCTCGTTTTTTCCAAGAAATCGACAAAGAGTCCACGAAGAAATGATTCacacaaaaatcagaaaatcaTGCGTAAATGGGGAAGCTTTCGACCCACGTTACCTACACTGACAATGAAACAAACCTAA